A portion of the Streptomyces platensis genome contains these proteins:
- a CDS encoding 1-hydroxy-2-methyl-2-butenyl 4-diphosphate reductase, protein MTGRPPTDAEPPLLIACALGIERFALRRGGRGGRAGAAGEAGPRVVTLRTGMGPQAAERALAEALRAGSVTERSPVIASGFCAGLAPGMRPGDVVVAEATRGHHAAAPETPCRDNGPLLRALRERGLTVHSGLLCGSDHVVRGAERAELHAAGAVAVDMESAATLGAARAAGRRPVAAVRVVVDAPEHELVRIGTVRGGISAFRVLRSVLPVFHEWHRSLLLPWR, encoded by the coding sequence ATGACGGGCCGGCCCCCGACGGACGCGGAACCGCCGCTGCTGATCGCCTGTGCGCTCGGCATCGAGCGGTTCGCGCTGCGCCGCGGGGGCCGCGGGGGCCGCGCGGGAGCGGCGGGGGAAGCCGGCCCGCGTGTGGTCACGCTCCGCACCGGCATGGGCCCCCAGGCGGCCGAACGCGCCCTCGCGGAAGCATTGCGTGCAGGCTCGGTCACCGAACGTTCCCCCGTGATCGCCAGCGGCTTCTGTGCCGGCCTCGCCCCCGGGATGCGCCCCGGGGACGTGGTCGTCGCCGAGGCCACCCGCGGCCATCACGCCGCCGCTCCGGAGACGCCCTGCCGTGACAATGGCCCGCTGCTCCGGGCCCTGCGGGAGCGCGGTCTGACCGTGCACAGCGGGCTGCTGTGCGGCTCCGACCACGTCGTACGGGGTGCCGAGCGGGCCGAGCTGCATGCCGCCGGTGCGGTCGCGGTGGACATGGAGTCCGCCGCGACCCTCGGTGCCGCCCGGGCCGCCGGCCGCCGTCCGGTTGCGGCCGTCCGGGTGGTCGTGGACGCTCCAGAACATGAACTCGTACGAATCGGCACCGTGCGCGGTGGAATATCGGCCTTCCGAGTGCTGCGCTCCGTACTTCCCGTTTTCCACGAATGGCACCGTTCTTTGCTGCTCCCCTGGAGGTGA